One part of the Lysobacterales bacterium genome encodes these proteins:
- a CDS encoding trypsin-like peptidase domain-containing protein, whose amino-acid sequence MLRKFLFFMQFVVAGLAAAFVLTQLFPARDAPPGAVPGTALPAGPGPASYAAAVRAAGPAVVNIYANSIVTERPLVVPENMRHLFPGAFGLGAPRQRLNQSLGSGVIVDADGHILTTHHVVADASDIQVALADGRVTRARVIGIDRDTDLAVLRIEGSQLPAARFAADDALQVGDVVLAIGNPFGIGQRVTMGIVSATGNTRLNLLTYDDFIQTDAAINDGNSGGALVNADGELVGINTAVFRFGEGIGFAIPAGAARRVLEQILAQGHVTRGWLGLDYRDVPVNGDGAQSDAPRGAQVTAVYRDLPGARAGLQPGDLLLVVEGHTVSGGNELRQIEAAFAPGQTVVVEGRRAGLPFQTRVEVVQRPLRGP is encoded by the coding sequence ATGCTGCGCAAATTTCTGTTTTTCATGCAGTTTGTGGTTGCCGGACTGGCCGCCGCGTTCGTCCTCACACAGCTGTTTCCAGCGCGCGACGCCCCCCCCGGCGCGGTGCCCGGAACGGCCCTGCCGGCCGGCCCCGGGCCGGCAAGCTATGCCGCCGCGGTGCGTGCCGCCGGCCCGGCGGTGGTCAACATCTATGCAAACAGCATCGTCACCGAGCGCCCCCTGGTGGTCCCGGAAAACATGCGTCACCTGTTTCCCGGGGCCTTCGGGCTCGGCGCGCCCCGGCAGCGCCTCAACCAGAGTCTCGGCTCGGGCGTGATCGTCGATGCCGACGGCCACATCCTCACCACCCATCACGTGGTCGCCGATGCCAGCGACATCCAGGTCGCCCTGGCCGACGGCCGGGTCACCCGCGCCCGGGTGATCGGCATCGACCGCGACACCGACCTCGCCGTGCTGCGAATCGAGGGCAGTCAGCTCCCCGCTGCGCGTTTCGCCGCCGACGACGCCCTGCAGGTGGGCGACGTGGTTCTGGCGATCGGCAACCCGTTCGGAATCGGCCAGCGCGTCACCATGGGCATCGTCAGCGCGACCGGCAATACCCGCCTCAACCTGCTCACCTACGACGACTTCATACAGACCGATGCCGCCATCAACGACGGCAACTCCGGCGGTGCCCTGGTCAACGCCGATGGCGAACTGGTCGGCATCAACACCGCCGTGTTCCGTTTCGGCGAGGGCATCGGCTTCGCCATCCCGGCCGGTGCGGCGCGCCGGGTACTGGAACAGATCCTGGCGCAGGGCCATGTCACACGCGGCTGGCTGGGCCTGGATTACCGGGACGTGCCGGTCAATGGCGACGGCGCCCAGAGCGATGCGCCGCGCGGGGCACAGGTGACCGCCGTCTACCGGGACCTTCCCGGCGCCCGCGCCGGCTTGCAGCCGGGCGACCTGCTGCTGGTCGTCGAGGGCCATACGGTCTCCGGCGGCAACGAGCTGCGCCAGATCGAGGCAGCTTTCGCGCCCGGGCAGACCGTGGTGGTGGAGGGCCGGCGCGCGGGCCTGCCGTTCCAGACACGCGTCGAGGTCGTGCAGCGGCCGTTGCGGGGCCCATAG
- the petA gene encoding ubiquinol-cytochrome c reductase iron-sulfur subunit, whose translation MAEHSVNQGRRRFLTATTTVVGGVGAAFLAAPFLKSWQPSARAQAAGAPVQIDISKLEQGQLIIMSWRGLPVWVFRRSPEMLQALPTLDGNLRDPQSRNTDQQPVYAANPHRAIRPEIAVYVGICTHLGCSPTFVPELTPQPFDADWKGGFFCPCHKSRFDLAGRVYSGVPAPTNLPVPPHRFISDTLIEVGVDPEGAA comes from the coding sequence ATGGCGGAGCACAGCGTGAATCAGGGCCGGCGCCGGTTCCTGACCGCGACCACCACGGTGGTCGGCGGCGTCGGCGCAGCCTTCCTGGCGGCACCGTTCCTCAAGTCCTGGCAGCCCAGCGCGCGCGCGCAGGCCGCCGGTGCGCCGGTGCAGATCGACATCAGCAAGCTCGAGCAGGGCCAGCTGATCATCATGAGCTGGCGCGGCCTGCCGGTCTGGGTGTTCCGGCGCTCGCCGGAAATGCTGCAGGCGCTGCCCACGCTGGACGGCAACCTGCGCGACCCGCAGTCGCGCAACACCGACCAGCAGCCCGTCTACGCCGCCAATCCGCATCGGGCGATCCGCCCGGAAATCGCCGTCTACGTGGGCATCTGCACGCACCTGGGCTGCTCGCCGACCTTCGTGCCCGAGCTCACCCCGCAGCCGTTCGATGCCGACTGGAAGGGCGGGTTCTTCTGCCCCTGCCACAAGTCGCGCTTCGACCTGGCCGGCCGCGTGTACTCCGGCGTGCCGGCGCCGACCAATCTGCCGGTGCCGCCGCACCGCTTCATCTCCGACACCCTGATCGAAGTCGGTGTCGATCCCGAGGGAGCCGCGTGA
- the mgtE gene encoding magnesium transporter — translation MEDIRDKVQHLQALIDRGEYEPLRAWFETQRVQDIALLMSELDGDAPFDTLFGLLDPDRQVRTFAYIDLALQPQILGSLSAERRRAIVGELDSDDRAALIDELEAPQAEQLIAELPAEEREDTREMLAYDESSVGRLMNTDFVSVRPYWTIADALAHIRAANENGESVNRVYVTQPEGKLLDALPLRAFILAPLEQPVRTLMKREAVSVRPDADREEAVRLIQRYDLEALPVVDADGVLLGTVTVDDVMDVAEEETTEDFHKLASVGSVDVSVRDASVWYLFRKRSPWLVLLVFANIFSGAALAHFEETISQAIVLLFFLPLLIGSAGNAGSQSSTLMVRALATGDVSVRDWFSLLLKEFGVALALGLALAFAVAGLGIWRGGLAIGITVALTMVVAVMAGSLIGMSLPFAFSRLKLDPATASTPLITCIADISGIVIYFGIASVVLDLQG, via the coding sequence ATGGAAGACATCCGCGACAAGGTCCAGCATCTCCAGGCCCTGATCGACCGGGGCGAATACGAGCCGCTGCGCGCCTGGTTCGAGACCCAGCGGGTCCAGGACATCGCCCTGCTGATGAGCGAACTGGACGGCGACGCGCCGTTCGACACGCTGTTCGGCCTGCTCGACCCGGACCGCCAGGTCCGCACCTTCGCCTACATCGACCTGGCGCTGCAGCCGCAGATCCTGGGCAGCCTGTCGGCCGAACGCCGGCGCGCCATCGTGGGTGAACTGGACAGCGACGACCGCGCCGCCCTGATCGACGAGCTGGAGGCGCCCCAGGCCGAACAGCTGATCGCCGAACTGCCGGCCGAGGAGCGCGAGGATACGCGCGAGATGCTGGCCTACGACGAGTCCAGCGTCGGCCGCCTGATGAACACCGACTTCGTGTCGGTGCGCCCGTACTGGACGATCGCCGACGCCCTCGCCCACATCCGCGCCGCCAACGAGAACGGCGAATCGGTCAACCGCGTCTACGTGACCCAGCCGGAAGGCAAGCTGCTGGATGCCCTGCCCCTGCGCGCCTTCATCCTGGCGCCGCTGGAACAGCCGGTGCGCACCCTGATGAAGCGCGAGGCGGTCTCGGTTCGCCCCGACGCCGACCGCGAGGAGGCGGTCCGGCTCATCCAGCGCTACGACCTGGAGGCGCTGCCGGTGGTGGACGCCGACGGCGTGCTGCTCGGCACGGTGACCGTCGACGACGTCATGGACGTGGCCGAGGAAGAGACCACCGAGGACTTCCACAAGCTGGCCTCGGTGGGCTCGGTGGACGTCAGCGTGCGCGACGCCAGCGTCTGGTACCTGTTCCGCAAGCGCTCGCCCTGGCTGGTGTTGCTGGTGTTCGCCAACATTTTCAGCGGTGCGGCGCTTGCGCACTTCGAGGAGACCATATCCCAGGCGATCGTCCTGCTGTTCTTCCTGCCGCTGCTGATCGGTTCGGCCGGCAACGCCGGCTCGCAGTCCTCGACCCTGATGGTGCGCGCCCTGGCGACGGGCGACGTCTCGGTCCGCGACTGGTTCAGCCTGCTGCTGAAGGAGTTCGGCGTCGCCCTTGCCCTCGGCCTCGCGCTGGCGTTCGCCGTGGCCGGCCTCGGCATCTGGCGCGGCGGCCTGGCGATCGGCATCACCGTGGCACTGACCATGGTGGTGGCGGTGATGGCCGGCAGCCTGATCGGCATGAGCCTGCCGTTCGCGTTCTCGCGGTTGAAGCTCGACCCGGCCACCGCGAGTACGCCGCTGATCACCTGCATCGCCGACATCAGCGGCAT